The nucleotide sequence GTGATCGAGAGCAGCGCTGACAAGACGAAGCCGTGCAAGGCCATGATGCTGCGCAGCCTCGATGACAACAGGCTGTTCTCGATCTCGCAGGACCTCGGTCCGGGGTCGCAGGCCTGCAATCTCGATCCTGAAGGCCTGGTGCTCGCCTGCGCCGCCGTGCAGCAGTCTATCGCGCGTGGCACCGACGTGGTCATCCTCAGCAAGTTCGGCAAACAGGAAGCGGCGGGAGGCGGCCTCGCCGACGCGTTCGGCTCGGCGATCTCGGCCGGACTTCCGGTCATCACCGCGGTCTCGCCGGCCATGATGAGCGAGTGGCAAAATTATACCGACGGCCTGGCCGAATACGTCCCAGCCGGAGTCGCTCGGCACGCCGATTGGTTGACGGACTGGTCTCGTCGGGTCATGACATCGCGAGAATGCGCATGACGTGATCAGGGTCATGTGACGGCAGATCGGATGGACATGAAGCGCACAGCGCAGATCGAGCTGACCATCAATTTCGGCAATGGCGGCAGCCTGTCGCCCGAGGATCTGCTGCTGATCGACCATATCCGCAGGGAGCGTTCGATCCTCGGCGCGGCGCGCGCGAGCGGCATCTCCTATCGCAAATGCTGGCTGATGGTCGATGCGCTCAATCGCACCTTCGAGACGCCGGTGTTCGAGACGCATCCTGGCCGACGTGGCGGCGGCGCCGAGATCACGCCGTTCGGCGAGCGGCTGATCGCGCTGTATCAATCGATGCAACGACGCACGCGCACCGCCACGACGGCTGCGCTTACCGAGTTGCAGAAGGCTACCGATCCCCACTATCAGAAGCGGGCCAGCGGCGCGGCCGAGGCAGCTCCGAAGGCCGAACCGCGCCGGGCCCGATCGCGACGCTCTTGATCATCGCCCAGGCGGAGAGATCCGGCTCCAGCGCCAGCCGCTCGACGGACTCGAGCGTGACCAGCGCATGAAGCTTCGTTGAACCGAGATTGAAGGTGACGCGCACATAGGGCGGGTCGAGCGGCAGGATCTCTTCGATCCGGCCAGGCAGCCGATTGGTGATCGACACATCCA is from Bradyrhizobium sp. ORS 285 and encodes:
- a CDS encoding DUF2478 domain-containing protein — encoded protein: MGVAEVGSYQIVALQGAASSVIQELLGNFAVRLADAGLRVSGVIESSADKTKPCKAMMLRSLDDNRLFSISQDLGPGSQACNLDPEGLVLACAAVQQSIARGTDVVILSKFGKQEAAGGGLADAFGSAISAGLPVITAVSPAMMSEWQNYTDGLAEYVPAGVARHADWLTDWSRRVMTSRECA
- a CDS encoding winged helix-turn-helix domain-containing protein; its protein translation is MKRTAQIELTINFGNGGSLSPEDLLLIDHIRRERSILGAARASGISYRKCWLMVDALNRTFETPVFETHPGRRGGGAEITPFGERLIALYQSMQRRTRTATTAALTELQKATDPHYQKRASGAAEAAPKAEPRRARSRRS
- a CDS encoding TOBE domain-containing protein, whose translation is MSAQSPSSSASSIVLSTTVPARVLRHDPQYGMSTLFFADGELRVPMVDAAVDAGVSVTIEARDVSIALSRPMDVSITNRLPGRIEEILPLDPPYVRVTFNLGSTKLHALVTLESVERLALEPDLSAWAMIKSVAIGPGAVRPSELPRPRRWPASDSGDR